In Providencia rettgeri, the following proteins share a genomic window:
- a CDS encoding DUF1622 domain-containing protein: MFDLVFLRELLVSSVHVLQLLLEAISVICVVIGLIKTLIVWMRTQKTRMARYCFGDWLATALEFQLAADILATTVDPDLDSLIKLGIIAVIRTFLNYFLAKELEHQPPQNEPARH; the protein is encoded by the coding sequence TCTAGTGTTCACGTGCTTCAATTACTGTTAGAAGCAATTTCAGTTATCTGCGTAGTGATTGGGTTAATCAAGACCCTGATCGTGTGGATGAGAACCCAAAAAACACGAATGGCTCGCTATTGTTTTGGTGATTGGCTAGCCACTGCGTTAGAGTTCCAATTAGCCGCTGATATCTTAGCCACAACCGTTGACCCAGATTTAGATAGCCTCATTAAACTCGGTATTATTGCTGTGATCCGAACGTTCTTGAACTATTTCTTAGCAAAAGAGTTAGAACACCAGCCGCCGCAGAATGAACCGGCTCGTCACTAA